In the Pelomicrobium methylotrophicum genome, one interval contains:
- the trxA gene encoding thioredoxin: MAVVELTQDNFEDVVTRNDFVVIDFWAPWCGPCRGFAPVFEATAEKHPDIVFGKVNTDEEQALAIHFGVRSIPTLMVFREQVILYAQPGALPASALENVIEQARALDMDKVREELARRPQAGDA, encoded by the coding sequence ATGGCCGTCGTGGAGCTGACCCAGGACAACTTCGAGGACGTCGTGACCAGGAACGACTTCGTGGTGATCGACTTCTGGGCACCGTGGTGCGGGCCCTGCCGGGGCTTCGCCCCCGTGTTCGAGGCGACCGCGGAGAAGCACCCGGACATCGTCTTCGGCAAGGTGAACACCGACGAGGAGCAGGCGCTGGCAATCCACTTCGGCGTCCGTTCGATTCCCACCCTGATGGTGTTCCGGGAGCAGGTGATCCTGTATGCCCAGCCGGGCGCGCTACCGGCCTCGGCCTTGGAGAACGTGATTGAGCAAGCCAGGGCCCTCGACATGGACAAGGTGCGCGAGGAGCTCGCCCGGAGGCCGCAGGCCGGGGACGCTTAG
- a CDS encoding zinc-binding dehydrogenase — MFPFEQAAEAYRYRQSGGHFGKIVVGIP, encoded by the coding sequence GTGTTCCCGTTCGAGCAGGCCGCCGAGGCGTACCGCTACCGGCAAAGCGGCGGGCATTTCGGCAAGATCGTGGTGGGAATCCCGTGA
- a CDS encoding NAD(P)/FAD-dependent oxidoreductase: protein MTGRPRIVIVGGGAGGLELATRLGDRLGRRKRAEVVLVDKSPTHLWKPLLHEIAAGTMDLDDHGLDYLAQARWHHFRFQRGELVGLDRKAKQVKLGPVVDTDGTVLIPARTLGYDLLVIAVGSRTNDFGTPGAAEYAISLDDAQDAERFRRRLIRACLRANFQAHPLSEEQLRVAIVGAGATGVELAAELHNSTRELVAYGFERIDPERDIRLTLIEAAPRILPALPERLARSAEKLLGELGIRLLTGERVTEVTPKGVRTAGGRFVPAELTVWAAGIQAPEVLAHLDGLEVNRLNQLVVQQTLETTRDPDIFALGDCACCPWPGHEGCVPPRAQAAHQQATLLAKNLQRRMAGEPLLPYRYRDFGSLVSLGEYSTVGNLMGALVGGNLWVEGMFARLMYRSLYTMHLYALHGFVKTFFDMLARLIIRRTEPRVKLH from the coding sequence ATGACGGGCCGGCCTCGCATCGTGATCGTGGGCGGCGGCGCCGGCGGGCTGGAGCTGGCCACCCGCCTGGGAGACCGCCTTGGGCGCCGCAAGCGGGCTGAAGTCGTGCTGGTGGACAAGTCCCCGACTCACCTTTGGAAACCCCTACTGCACGAGATAGCGGCGGGGACCATGGACCTGGACGATCATGGCCTCGACTACCTGGCCCAGGCCCGCTGGCACCACTTTCGTTTCCAGCGGGGCGAGCTCGTCGGCCTCGACCGGAAGGCGAAGCAGGTGAAGCTGGGTCCCGTGGTTGACACCGACGGCACCGTGCTGATCCCCGCCCGCACGCTCGGCTATGACCTGCTGGTGATTGCCGTGGGCAGTCGCACCAACGATTTCGGCACACCGGGGGCCGCGGAATACGCCATCAGCCTGGATGATGCCCAAGATGCCGAACGTTTTCGCCGGCGGTTGATCCGGGCCTGCCTGCGGGCCAATTTCCAGGCGCATCCCCTGTCCGAGGAGCAGCTTCGCGTGGCCATCGTGGGCGCGGGCGCCACCGGTGTGGAGCTGGCGGCCGAGCTTCACAACAGCACCCGGGAGCTGGTGGCCTACGGCTTCGAGCGCATCGACCCGGAGCGGGACATCCGCTTGACGCTGATCGAGGCCGCGCCCCGCATCCTGCCAGCACTGCCCGAGCGGCTGGCCAGGTCGGCGGAGAAGCTGCTCGGCGAGCTCGGCATACGCCTGCTCACCGGCGAGCGGGTGACGGAGGTGACGCCGAAGGGCGTGCGCACTGCGGGCGGCAGGTTCGTCCCCGCCGAGCTCACCGTATGGGCCGCCGGCATCCAGGCGCCCGAGGTCCTTGCCCACTTGGACGGGCTCGAAGTGAACCGGCTCAACCAACTGGTGGTGCAGCAGACGCTGGAGACCACCCGGGATCCGGACATCTTCGCCCTCGGCGATTGCGCCTGTTGCCCCTGGCCGGGGCACGAAGGTTGCGTTCCCCCACGAGCCCAGGCCGCGCATCAGCAGGCGACGCTGCTGGCCAAGAACCTCCAGCGCCGGATGGCGGGCGAACCGCTCCTGCCGTACCGCTACCGGGATTTCGGCTCCCTGGTTTCGCTGGGCGAATACAGCACCGTGGGCAACCTGATGGGTGCGTTGGTGGGCGGTAATCTTTGGGTGGAGGGGATGTTTGCGCGCCTCATGTACCGCTCGCTCTACACCATGCACCTTTACGCCTTGCACGGGTTCGTGAAGACCTTTTTCGACATGCTTGCGCGGCTCATCATCCGGCGCACGGAGCCGCGGGTGAAGCTGCATTGA
- the pabB gene encoding aminodeoxychorismate synthase component I, protein MLLSLQKTPVLAEIPYRADTAVLFEPFADRPWSVFLDSAGAGRHDIVVADPVAVLVTRGEETEIVRDGRREVSRDDPFALVRRLLAPQGGALDGSSASAPPALFAGGAVGYFAYDLGRRIEKLPTIAWDGEGFPEMAVGLYDWAIVVDHRDRRAWLASAGRDERTQARWDALLAHCFHPQPARAREPFRALGPVASNFTHRRYAEAIHRILDYIRAGDCYQVNLAQRFSVAVSGDPWLLYRKLRTLNPAPFSAYLNTPWGQVLSCSPEQFLEVRGGRVRTKPIKGTRPRSPEPGEDAALREALRASPKDRAENVMIVDLLRNDLGKSCAVGSVRVPKLCEVESFATVHHLVSTVTGTLAPGKDALDLLRGCFPGGSITGAPKLRAMEIIEELEPHRRGLYCGSIGYIGFDGAMDTNIAIRTLVVSGGEARFWAGGGIVSDSDWRSEYQETLDKAAAFFTALEREPPA, encoded by the coding sequence ATGCTGCTGTCGCTCCAGAAAACGCCCGTCCTGGCCGAAATCCCCTACCGCGCGGATACGGCGGTGCTGTTTGAGCCGTTCGCAGACCGGCCGTGGTCCGTGTTCCTGGACAGCGCCGGCGCTGGTCGTCATGACATCGTCGTGGCCGACCCCGTCGCGGTGCTGGTCACGCGGGGGGAAGAGACCGAGATCGTCCGCGACGGCCGCCGAGAAGTCTCCCGGGACGATCCGTTCGCGCTGGTGCGCCGTCTCCTGGCGCCGCAGGGCGGCGCCCTCGATGGGTCGTCGGCCTCGGCCCCTCCGGCGCTGTTTGCCGGCGGTGCGGTGGGCTATTTCGCTTATGACCTGGGAAGGCGCATCGAGAAGCTGCCCACCATCGCCTGGGATGGGGAGGGGTTCCCCGAAATGGCGGTGGGCTTGTACGACTGGGCGATCGTGGTGGATCACCGCGACCGGCGGGCGTGGCTTGCCTCCGCGGGGCGCGACGAGCGCACGCAGGCGCGATGGGACGCGTTGCTCGCGCATTGTTTCCATCCGCAGCCGGCCCGGGCCCGGGAGCCGTTTCGCGCGCTTGGCCCCGTTGCGTCCAATTTCACCCACCGCCGCTACGCCGAAGCCATCCACCGCATTCTCGACTACATCCGCGCGGGGGACTGCTACCAGGTGAACCTGGCGCAGCGCTTCAGTGTCGCCGTGAGCGGGGATCCATGGCTGCTGTACCGGAAACTTCGGACCCTCAATCCGGCGCCCTTTTCAGCCTATCTCAATACCCCTTGGGGCCAGGTGCTGTCCTGTTCGCCCGAGCAGTTCTTGGAAGTGAGGGGTGGACGGGTGCGGACGAAACCCATCAAGGGGACCCGGCCCCGTTCCCCCGAGCCTGGCGAGGACGCAGCCCTGCGGGAGGCGCTGCGGGCGAGCCCCAAGGATCGGGCCGAAAACGTGATGATCGTGGACCTCCTGCGCAACGACCTCGGCAAGAGCTGCGCCGTCGGCTCGGTGCGAGTGCCGAAGCTGTGCGAGGTGGAAAGCTTCGCCACGGTGCATCATCTCGTGAGCACGGTCACGGGGACGCTGGCGCCGGGCAAGGATGCCCTCGATCTGCTGCGCGGCTGCTTTCCCGGCGGCTCCATCACCGGCGCGCCCAAGCTGCGGGCCATGGAGATCATCGAAGAGCTGGAGCCCCACCGGCGCGGCCTCTACTGCGGTTCCATCGGCTACATCGGCTTCGACGGCGCCATGGACACCAACATCGCCATCCGCACGCTGGTGGTCTCCGGCGGCGAGGCCCGCTTCTGGGCGGGCGGTGGCATCGTGTCCGATTCCGATTGGCGCTCGGAGTACCAGGAGACGCTGGACAAGGCGGCCGCCTTCTTTACAGCGCTAGAGCGGGAACCGCCGGCATGA
- a CDS encoding copper chaperone PCu(A)C, giving the protein MRRLMAALLCIGFVSAPAAADEVKAGTITIADAWARATPPAAQVGGAYLILKNAGSPDKLVSASTPVAERTEFHRMSLEDGVMKMRHLPAIEVPAHGTIELKPGGTHLMLVGLKQPLKEGERFPLTLRFERSGTVELQVAVRKMGASGHGSH; this is encoded by the coding sequence ATGAGGCGCCTGATGGCGGCGTTACTTTGCATCGGATTTGTCTCGGCGCCCGCCGCAGCCGACGAGGTCAAGGCCGGCACGATCACCATCGCCGACGCCTGGGCCCGGGCCACGCCGCCCGCCGCCCAAGTGGGCGGGGCCTATCTCATCCTCAAGAACGCGGGCAGCCCCGACAAGCTGGTATCGGCCTCGACACCCGTGGCCGAGCGGACCGAGTTCCACCGCATGTCCCTGGAGGACGGCGTGATGAAAATGCGACACCTCCCGGCCATCGAAGTGCCGGCCCACGGAACGATCGAGCTCAAACCCGGCGGGACGCACCTCATGCTGGTGGGGCTCAAGCAGCCCCTCAAAGAGGGCGAGCGCTTCCCACTCACGCTCAGGTTCGAGCGCTCGGGAACCGTCGAGCTCCAAGTGGCCGTGCGCAAAATGGGGGCTTCCGGCCACGGGAGCCATTGA
- a CDS encoding zinc ribbon domain-containing protein — MRCPECGVENKEGRSFCVACGSRLVKEASFLFVSGDRTAQGRSVESSLTTRGPQVFSFLASPVFYVLAYVPFMVATYVLPYFGSNSLLMRAGERLAGFGPTLPFWLHLAALLALVALAWLRGSALGRRWLVIFPVLAALFDFVPPLVYIPLVPTAMHLLALVLGVALSPQPGAKGRGAKSLPGSDGEQQRCSEQQFPEPAAAETGAGKGIGKFPQRKALAFAGGAAVFGIAAVIGGYWLYKASSALPGPGKEDAAKVMLPGKDTDRVGAGSRAAHQTPESRALVPPPPAAAMPRPPAMIGPEDPTPPAKAQQKPTPQAARPTGEKKVAPPGTPGSSKAFVDETLEEGRRCLGRKKYDCAIAAASAVLRVDPSNATALALKEKAQAEQQKALDAIAIQ, encoded by the coding sequence ATGCGTTGTCCTGAGTGCGGTGTGGAAAACAAGGAAGGCCGCAGCTTCTGCGTGGCCTGCGGGAGCCGTTTGGTGAAAGAGGCGAGCTTCCTGTTCGTGAGCGGTGACAGGACTGCCCAAGGACGAAGCGTCGAAAGCAGCCTGACCACCCGCGGGCCGCAGGTCTTCTCGTTCCTCGCCAGCCCCGTCTTCTACGTGCTGGCCTATGTTCCCTTCATGGTGGCCACTTACGTACTGCCTTACTTCGGCTCGAATTCCCTTCTCATGAGGGCCGGGGAGAGGCTGGCAGGGTTCGGTCCGACGCTCCCCTTCTGGCTGCATCTGGCCGCCCTGCTCGCGCTGGTGGCGCTTGCCTGGCTGCGGGGCTCGGCGCTCGGGCGCCGCTGGCTGGTGATTTTCCCCGTGTTGGCGGCCCTTTTCGACTTCGTTCCGCCCCTCGTCTACATCCCTTTGGTGCCCACCGCCATGCACCTGCTCGCCCTCGTTCTGGGAGTCGCCCTTTCGCCGCAACCTGGGGCGAAAGGACGCGGGGCGAAGTCCCTCCCAGGCTCGGATGGCGAGCAGCAGCGGTGCAGCGAGCAGCAGTTCCCTGAGCCGGCTGCCGCGGAGACAGGCGCTGGAAAAGGCATCGGAAAATTCCCGCAGCGGAAAGCCTTGGCCTTTGCCGGAGGTGCGGCTGTCTTCGGGATCGCTGCCGTCATCGGCGGGTACTGGCTTTATAAAGCTTCTTCCGCCCTGCCCGGACCGGGAAAAGAAGACGCCGCGAAAGTGATGCTGCCCGGAAAGGACACGGACCGCGTTGGAGCGGGCTCGCGGGCTGCCCATCAGACCCCGGAAAGCCGCGCCTTGGTTCCTCCGCCGCCTGCTGCCGCGATGCCCCGCCCACCCGCCATGATCGGTCCCGAAGACCCCACGCCCCCTGCCAAGGCGCAGCAGAAACCGACGCCCCAAGCCGCTCGGCCTACAGGGGAGAAGAAGGTGGCCCCGCCGGGCACGCCGGGGTCGAGCAAGGCCTTCGTGGACGAGACCCTTGAGGAGGGTCGCCGCTGCCTTGGCCGGAAAAAGTACGACTGTGCCATCGCTGCGGCCTCTGCGGTGCTGAGGGTGGACCCCAGCAACGCCACCGCCCTGGCGCTCAAGGAGAAGGCGCAGGCGGAGCAGCAGAAGGCCCTTGACGCCATTGCGATTCAGTAA
- a CDS encoding zinc ribbon domain-containing protein yields MGAPISNDLKPVFVLAALRTAFNPQALLLLLGSLGLALVLALLASWLGRRAWPFGLAASLLVLVVSVVGYSAAGFVLNDAARHRTPRRLPETLALSLATAGRLLGTLVVFFLVGAALLLVVALVLVLGKLPGIGSLLYAFFFPVLAVLVGSAFSALAAALFLVLPAIWEGCTAVQAFAMLWAILRRRTPRVLVQLGLLAFVAIASAAIVGGAFSFGAAVVDSLSAEILGARAGLVGLGSFLLFGLFGCESCLGVETLSAALLLAAATTLPLAIVTAGGCVIFAEVTEDLNAKDEQAALERALECCQEKALSLARRPRQAREKVAFKRGERQAADRTVRASCPSCARPVEPGDNFCGHCGHKLEGGAGDALS; encoded by the coding sequence GTGGGTGCGCCCATCTCGAACGACCTAAAACCGGTTTTCGTTCTTGCTGCCCTGAGGACGGCCTTTAATCCGCAGGCCCTGCTGCTCCTGTTGGGTAGCTTGGGTCTGGCGCTCGTTCTCGCCCTGCTGGCATCCTGGCTCGGGCGGCGGGCTTGGCCGTTCGGACTCGCCGCCTCTCTGCTTGTTCTTGTCGTCAGCGTTGTCGGCTATTCGGCGGCCGGATTTGTGCTGAACGACGCCGCCCGCCACCGAACACCGCGGCGCCTCCCCGAGACGTTGGCGCTGAGTTTGGCCACCGCCGGTCGGCTACTGGGCACCCTCGTTGTTTTCTTCCTGGTGGGGGCCGCCTTGCTGCTCGTCGTGGCCCTCGTGCTTGTCTTGGGCAAGCTCCCGGGAATCGGCTCACTGCTTTATGCCTTTTTCTTTCCTGTATTGGCGGTCCTGGTGGGGAGCGCTTTCTCTGCACTGGCAGCCGCGCTCTTTCTCGTTCTTCCCGCGATCTGGGAGGGATGCACGGCGGTACAAGCCTTCGCCATGCTCTGGGCCATCCTCCGCCGGCGGACGCCACGGGTGCTCGTCCAGCTGGGGCTGCTTGCCTTTGTCGCGATCGCTTCCGCCGCGATCGTCGGTGGGGCGTTTTCCTTCGGAGCTGCAGTGGTGGACAGCCTGTCGGCCGAAATTCTCGGAGCCAGGGCCGGCCTCGTGGGGCTGGGGAGCTTTTTGCTCTTCGGTCTATTCGGCTGCGAGTCCTGCCTGGGGGTGGAAACCCTCAGCGCCGCTCTGCTCTTGGCAGCGGCCACGACCCTGCCCCTTGCCATTGTCACGGCGGGTGGCTGCGTGATTTTCGCCGAGGTCACCGAGGACCTGAACGCCAAGGACGAGCAGGCTGCGCTCGAGCGAGCGCTGGAGTGCTGTCAGGAGAAAGCTCTCAGCCTCGCTCGAAGACCCAGGCAGGCCCGCGAGAAAGTAGCGTTTAAGCGGGGTGAGCGGCAGGCAGCGGACAGGACGGTCCGGGCCAGTTGCCCATCGTGTGCGAGGCCTGTCGAGCCAGGAGACAACTTTTGCGGCCATTGCGGCCACAAGCTCGAAGGGGGTGCGGGCGATGCGTTGTCCTGA
- a CDS encoding DUF2242 domain-containing protein: MRRKASCAVLLAAVALTACGGPRYAYKQETFETAGPFERRFFTAPDTVYAAVRRVVLRQGYMLEREEAQGRAFVASKQFQDDDTNTLITLSTVVSGSSANAAAWIAGQEVQFKIKKVRHTTEVKLPLFLGAVPIPTGSTQSLSKDRGETITDRDFYERIFRAVEKEIPRVEEEHRISREDEDRRLKEEIERRLRIEREVRAKLEAEEREAAASRALLPSEHASRSEAPQREDGGGAMVGPPAHTAPLVEPDAGVQISPLEPAR; this comes from the coding sequence ATGCGTCGGAAGGCAAGCTGCGCTGTCCTGCTTGCTGCGGTTGCCCTTACTGCCTGCGGCGGTCCACGCTATGCTTACAAGCAGGAAACCTTCGAGACCGCTGGGCCCTTCGAGCGCAGATTCTTCACCGCTCCTGACACTGTCTATGCCGCCGTGCGGCGCGTCGTTTTGCGTCAGGGCTATATGCTCGAGCGTGAAGAGGCGCAAGGGCGGGCCTTTGTCGCTTCCAAGCAGTTCCAGGACGATGACACCAACACGCTGATCACTCTTTCGACGGTCGTCTCGGGAAGCAGTGCAAATGCCGCCGCTTGGATTGCGGGGCAGGAAGTGCAGTTCAAGATCAAGAAGGTGCGGCATACCACCGAGGTGAAGCTTCCTCTCTTCCTGGGGGCTGTGCCCATCCCGACCGGCTCGACCCAGTCGCTGAGCAAGGACCGGGGCGAAACCATCACGGACCGGGATTTCTACGAACGCATCTTCAGGGCAGTGGAGAAGGAGATCCCACGGGTCGAGGAGGAGCACCGCATCAGCCGGGAAGACGAGGACCGCAGACTCAAAGAGGAGATAGAGCGCAGGCTGCGCATCGAACGGGAGGTCCGGGCGAAGCTGGAGGCCGAGGAGCGGGAAGCGGCTGCTTCGCGCGCCCTGCTCCCTTCCGAGCATGCGTCGCGAAGCGAAGCGCCCCAGCGCGAGGACGGGGGTGGCGCGATGGTTGGCCCTCCAGCGCACACTGCGCCGCTCGTCGAACCTGACGCCGGGGTGCAGATTTCGCCCTTGGAACCTGCGCGCTGA
- a CDS encoding outer membrane beta-barrel protein, whose protein sequence is MMLKSSVLALAAVGLVSAVPPAIAADQPAGGGYIGASLGQSKINDVCDGIVGTCDDKDTGWKIFGGYQFNRYFAVEGGYVDFGKATATDVSLGTPISGDAEGWGLFATGLAALPINEQFGVFAKAGLAYTKADVTVVVGGVSVSDDDSGTDLVYGVGAKFDFTKNFGMRVEFERFKDVGNSDSDVDLLSAGLVYKF, encoded by the coding sequence ATGATGCTCAAGTCAAGCGTTTTAGCTCTTGCTGCAGTTGGACTCGTATCGGCTGTTCCGCCCGCCATTGCAGCGGATCAGCCCGCCGGTGGCGGATATATCGGCGCCAGTCTTGGCCAGTCGAAAATAAATGATGTTTGCGATGGAATCGTCGGCACTTGCGACGATAAAGATACCGGTTGGAAGATCTTCGGCGGTTATCAGTTCAATCGCTATTTTGCCGTTGAGGGCGGTTACGTCGACTTTGGCAAGGCTACCGCGACGGACGTTTCGCTCGGTACGCCGATCTCCGGTGATGCCGAGGGTTGGGGGTTATTCGCCACGGGTTTGGCTGCTTTGCCCATTAACGAACAGTTCGGTGTCTTCGCAAAGGCGGGCTTAGCTTACACCAAAGCGGATGTTACCGTTGTCGTTGGTGGTGTGTCCGTTTCCGACGACGATAGCGGAACGGATCTGGTGTACGGGGTCGGCGCCAAGTTCGACTTCACTAAGAATTTTGGTATGCGGGTGGAATTCGAGCGCTTCAAGGATGTCGGCAATTCTGATTCCGACGTAGACCTGCTTAGCGCGGGGCTTGTCTATAAATTTTGA
- the gluQRS gene encoding tRNA glutamyl-Q(34) synthetase GluQRS, with protein sequence MPCLPSLYRGRFAPSPTGPLHFGSLVAAVGSYLEAKTRGGEWRVRMEDLDRPRVAPGAAEAILRALEAFGFEWDAEVVYQSRRQDAYHAALHLLEARGALYACACSRREIADSALRGIEGPVYPGTCRRGVARSRRPRALRVRTHPEPVAFDDAIQGFVEQRLERDVGDFVVYRADHSYAYQLAVVVDDALQGITDVVRGADLLASTPRQIHLQRLLGLPTPRYAHLPVAVNAAGEKLSKQTRAAPVDATRGPALLVAALAFLGQCPPAALARADVGTVWQWARSHWRLERVPRKPAAPAYMGTGSPL encoded by the coding sequence GTGCCCTGTCTCCCCTCCCTCTACCGTGGCCGCTTTGCGCCCTCCCCCACCGGGCCGCTGCACTTCGGCTCGCTGGTGGCTGCAGTCGGCAGCTACCTGGAAGCGAAGACCCGCGGAGGCGAGTGGCGGGTGCGCATGGAAGACTTGGACCGGCCGCGGGTGGCGCCGGGCGCGGCGGAGGCGATCCTGCGCGCGCTGGAAGCATTCGGCTTCGAGTGGGACGCAGAGGTGGTCTACCAGTCGCGCCGGCAAGACGCTTACCATGCAGCGCTCCATCTTCTCGAGGCGCGGGGCGCCCTGTACGCCTGCGCGTGCTCGCGTCGGGAAATCGCAGACTCGGCGCTGCGGGGCATCGAAGGTCCGGTCTACCCCGGCACCTGCCGCCGGGGCGTGGCCCGCAGCCGGCGCCCCCGGGCGCTTCGGGTACGCACCCACCCGGAGCCGGTGGCCTTCGACGACGCGATCCAGGGCTTTGTCGAGCAGCGGCTGGAGCGGGACGTGGGCGATTTCGTGGTCTACCGAGCCGACCACAGCTACGCCTATCAGTTGGCGGTGGTCGTGGACGACGCCCTGCAGGGCATTACCGACGTCGTGCGCGGCGCGGACCTGCTCGCCTCCACACCGCGGCAGATCCACTTGCAGCGGCTGCTCGGGCTGCCCACGCCGCGGTACGCGCACCTGCCCGTGGCGGTGAACGCGGCGGGCGAGAAGCTTTCCAAGCAGACCCGCGCCGCGCCCGTGGACGCCACTCGGGGGCCTGCGCTATTGGTGGCGGCGCTGGCTTTCCTGGGCCAGTGTCCCCCCGCGGCGCTCGCGCGGGCGGATGTGGGAACGGTATGGCAATGGGCCCGCAGCCATTGGCGCCTGGAGCGGGTGCCGCGGAAGCCGGCGGCACCCGCCTACATGGGGACCGGCTCGCCGTTGTGA
- a CDS encoding class II glutamine amidotransferase codes for MCQLLGMNANVPTDICFSFEGFHHRGGRTDHHRDGWGVAFFEGPGVRLFIDSRATIESPIADFVRKYPIHSLNVIAHIRRATRGPVALVNTHPFMRELWGRYWVFAHNGTLEAFEPRLEGRYRPVGQTDSEMAFCWVLENLRRLFPRGQPELSDLYEALQDAAREVSEFGVFNFLLSNGDYLFAHCSDHLAYIVRKAPFGEAHLVDEDVTVDFSALAGPDDRVSVIATRPLTDNEVWTTFRPGELKVFHNGEPVPM; via the coding sequence ATGTGCCAATTGCTGGGGATGAACGCCAATGTCCCCACCGATATCTGTTTCTCGTTCGAAGGCTTTCACCATCGCGGCGGTCGCACCGACCATCACCGGGACGGCTGGGGGGTGGCGTTTTTCGAAGGCCCAGGCGTGCGGCTGTTCATCGACTCCCGCGCCACCATCGAATCGCCTATTGCCGATTTCGTCCGGAAATATCCGATCCACTCGCTCAACGTCATTGCCCACATCCGCCGGGCGACCCGCGGTCCGGTGGCGCTGGTGAATACCCATCCGTTCATGCGCGAACTGTGGGGCCGCTACTGGGTGTTCGCCCATAACGGCACCCTTGAGGCGTTCGAGCCTAGGCTGGAAGGCCGTTATCGCCCCGTGGGCCAGACCGACTCGGAGATGGCGTTCTGCTGGGTGCTGGAAAACCTGCGGCGGCTCTTTCCCCGGGGGCAGCCGGAGCTCTCCGACCTCTACGAGGCGCTTCAAGACGCTGCCCGTGAAGTGTCCGAGTTCGGGGTGTTCAACTTTTTGCTCTCCAACGGCGATTACCTCTTCGCCCATTGCTCGGACCACCTGGCCTACATCGTGCGTAAGGCACCCTTCGGCGAAGCCCACTTGGTGGACGAAGACGTGACCGTCGATTTCAGCGCCCTGGCCGGCCCCGACGATCGGGTGTCGGTCATCGCCACCCGGCCGCTCACCGACAACGAGGTCTGGACAACCTTTCGGCCGGGGGAGCTCAAGGTGTTTCACAACGGCGAGCCGGTCCCCATGTAG
- a CDS encoding class I SAM-dependent methyltransferase: MSNKTFTLDERLYDYLLAVSLREPPILAELRRETRADPLARMQIAPEQGQFMALLAKLTGAKRYLEIGVYTGYSSLWMALALPEDGSIVACDVSEEWTSVARRYWERAGVGHKIELRLAPALVTLDELIAAGEAERFDLAFIDADKENYWAYFERCLELVRPGGLIAIDNTLWSGKVADPDDHEPTTEAVRAFNRRLWGEGRVELSLVPIGDGLTLALKKP, from the coding sequence ATGTCGAACAAAACGTTCACCCTCGACGAGCGGCTCTACGACTATCTCCTGGCCGTCTCCCTGCGCGAGCCCCCCATCCTCGCTGAGCTGCGCCGCGAGACACGAGCCGACCCCTTGGCGCGCATGCAAATCGCACCCGAGCAGGGGCAGTTTATGGCGCTGCTGGCCAAGCTCACGGGCGCGAAGCGCTACCTGGAGATCGGCGTCTACACCGGCTATAGCAGCCTGTGGATGGCCCTGGCGCTCCCCGAAGACGGCAGCATCGTGGCCTGCGATGTGAGCGAGGAATGGACGAGCGTCGCCCGCCGCTACTGGGAGCGCGCCGGCGTCGGCCACAAGATCGAGCTGCGTCTTGCCCCAGCCCTCGTCACGCTCGACGAGTTGATAGCCGCCGGCGAGGCCGAGCGTTTCGATCTCGCGTTCATCGATGCCGACAAGGAGAACTACTGGGCCTACTTTGAACGGTGCCTCGAGCTCGTGCGCCCCGGCGGACTGATCGCAATCGACAATACCCTCTGGAGTGGCAAAGTCGCCGATCCGGATGACCATGAGCCCACCACGGAAGCGGTGCGCGCCTTCAACCGCCGTCTATGGGGGGAGGGCCGGGTGGAGCTTTCGCTCGTGCCGATCGGCGACGGCCTGACCCTGGCGCTCAAGAAGCCGTAG
- a CDS encoding MFS transporter, whose product MTTIAVVKKNGYAAIAADTLTTFGSTRLAAHYDASHDKILKYGDSYIGICGSAAHHLVLESVFRGTPNLKLHSKSEIFESFRRIHPILKEEHFLNPNEDEDDPYESSQITALIANPSGIYAVYSMREVFEYHKFWAIGSGNEYALGAMHQAYNRFDNPADIARVGVEAGAEFDKSSALPLTLYTVKLRNEADKQWKLFQHPALETLKTA is encoded by the coding sequence ATGACCACGATCGCTGTCGTCAAAAAAAATGGCTATGCCGCCATTGCCGCCGATACCCTGACCACGTTCGGGAGCACCCGGCTTGCGGCGCACTACGATGCCTCCCACGACAAGATCCTCAAGTATGGGGATTCGTACATCGGCATCTGCGGCAGCGCGGCTCACCACCTTGTTCTGGAGAGCGTCTTCCGCGGGACGCCGAACTTGAAGCTGCACAGCAAGAGCGAAATTTTCGAGTCGTTCCGACGCATTCATCCGATCCTGAAAGAGGAACACTTCCTCAACCCCAACGAGGACGAGGACGACCCGTACGAATCGAGCCAGATCACCGCGCTGATTGCCAACCCCTCGGGCATCTACGCGGTGTACTCGATGCGGGAAGTCTTCGAGTACCACAAGTTCTGGGCCATTGGATCGGGCAACGAGTACGCGCTCGGGGCCATGCATCAGGCCTACAACCGCTTCGACAACCCGGCCGACATCGCCCGGGTAGGCGTAGAAGCGGGCGCGGAGTTCGACAAGAGTTCGGCGCTGCCGTTGACGCTCTACACGGTCAAGCTCAGGAACGAAGCCGACAAACAGTGGAAGCTGTTCCAGCATCCGGCCCTGGAAACGCTGAAGACGGCTTGA